The proteins below are encoded in one region of Kineococcus mangrovi:
- a CDS encoding SDR family NAD(P)-dependent oxidoreductase, whose product MRAGPLDGLAVLVTGGASGIGAATADRFVAEGARVVVLDRDTSQEHHAVRADLSDDASVRAAVAAAVDHLGALDVLVNNAGVGAVGDVAANDDDEWHRVYDVNVVGLVRTTRAALPHLRRAAAERGTAAVVNTCSIAAWTGLPQRALYSATKGAVQALTLAMAADHLADGIRVNCVNPGTADTPWVQRLLDASDDPAAERAALQARQPTGRLVTPEEVAHAVVHLADPRSGATTGTVLAVDGGMHALRVPARPRTGGDS is encoded by the coding sequence GTGAGGGCGGGACCGCTGGACGGGCTGGCCGTCCTCGTCACCGGCGGCGCCTCGGGCATCGGGGCGGCCACCGCCGACCGGTTCGTGGCCGAGGGGGCACGGGTCGTCGTCCTCGACCGCGACACCTCCCAGGAGCACCACGCCGTCCGGGCCGACCTGTCCGACGACGCCTCCGTCCGCGCCGCCGTCGCCGCCGCCGTGGACCACCTCGGTGCGCTCGACGTCCTGGTCAACAACGCGGGGGTGGGTGCCGTCGGGGACGTGGCCGCCAACGACGACGACGAGTGGCACCGCGTCTACGACGTCAACGTCGTGGGTCTGGTCCGCACCACGCGCGCGGCGCTGCCGCACCTGCGCCGCGCCGCGGCCGAGCGGGGCACCGCGGCCGTCGTCAACACGTGCTCGATCGCCGCGTGGACGGGCCTGCCGCAGCGGGCGCTCTACTCGGCGACGAAGGGCGCCGTGCAGGCCCTCACCCTGGCGATGGCCGCCGACCACCTCGCCGACGGCATCCGCGTCAACTGCGTCAACCCGGGGACGGCCGACACCCCGTGGGTGCAGCGGCTGCTCGACGCCAGCGACGACCCGGCCGCCGAACGCGCCGCGCTGCAGGCCCGGCAGCCCACCGGCCGCCTCGTGACCCCCGAGGAGGTCGCCCACGCGGTCGTCCACCTGGCCGACCCCCGCTCCGGGGCCACCACGGGGACCGTGCTGGCCGTCGACGGCGGGATGCACGCGCTGCGGGTGCCGGCTCGGCCGCGGACGGGAGGGGACTCGTGA
- a CDS encoding aldo/keto reductase yields MIELPRWGLGAAALGNLFTVVPDETARATVDACWDAGVRYVDTAPHYGAGLSEERVGAALRHRPRGEFVLQTKVGRLLVPGPGSGRDTEGFDVPDTRVREWDFSAAGVRRSVEDSLQRLGLDRIDVALVHDPDDHLDDARAGAFPELLRMREEGVVRAVGAGMNETAPLTAFVEEFDLDVVLVAGRYHLLDASAADGLFPAARRAGTAVVLGGVFASGLLAREEPPQDATYRYAQAPPALLGRARRIAALAREHGTTLPALAVQAAGAHPAVASVLLGMRSPQEVRHDAALFAQEVPAAVWEALRREDLLPSGLVVPGEVAS; encoded by the coding sequence GTGATCGAGCTCCCGCGGTGGGGCCTGGGCGCGGCGGCCCTCGGCAACCTCTTCACCGTCGTCCCCGACGAGACCGCCCGCGCGACCGTCGACGCCTGCTGGGACGCGGGGGTCCGCTACGTCGACACGGCCCCGCACTACGGCGCGGGCCTGAGCGAGGAACGCGTCGGTGCCGCCCTGCGCCACCGGCCGCGCGGGGAGTTCGTGCTCCAGACGAAGGTCGGCCGGCTCCTCGTCCCCGGGCCCGGCTCGGGCCGCGACACCGAGGGTTTCGACGTCCCCGACACCCGGGTGCGGGAGTGGGACTTCTCCGCCGCGGGGGTGCGCCGCTCCGTGGAGGACAGCCTGCAGCGGCTGGGCCTGGACCGGATCGACGTCGCCCTCGTCCACGACCCCGACGACCACCTCGACGACGCGCGGGCCGGGGCCTTCCCCGAACTGCTGCGGATGCGCGAGGAGGGCGTCGTCCGGGCCGTCGGGGCCGGGATGAACGAGACGGCCCCGCTGACGGCGTTCGTCGAGGAGTTCGACCTCGACGTCGTCCTCGTCGCGGGCCGGTACCACCTGCTCGACGCCTCCGCGGCCGACGGGTTGTTCCCCGCGGCGCGGCGGGCCGGCACGGCCGTCGTCCTCGGCGGGGTGTTCGCCTCGGGTCTGCTGGCCCGCGAGGAACCCCCGCAGGACGCGACGTACCGGTACGCGCAGGCGCCACCGGCCCTCCTGGGCCGGGCCCGGCGCATCGCCGCCCTCGCCCGCGAGCACGGCACGACCCTGCCCGCCCTGGCGGTGCAGGCGGCCGGGGCGCACCCGGCCGTCGCCTCGGTGCTGCTCGGGATGCGGTCCCCGCAGGAGGTGCGGCACGACGCGGCCCTGTTCGCGCAGGAGGTGCCGGCCGCGGTGTGGGAGGCCCTGCGGCGCGAGGACCTGCTGCCCTCGGGTCTCGTCGTGCCGGGGGAGGTGGCGTCGTGA
- a CDS encoding amidohydrolase family protein — translation MIVDAHHHLWDPATRDHPWMPPELATPFTSQDLRRETALAGVDRTVLVQTVSSTAETAEFCATAAASDGLIAGVVGWADHTRDIPSQFEDLAHAQFLRGVRHQVEDEPDPDWLRRPEVVAAVRSARGLVVDLLVRFDQLPAATALLDAVPDGEFVLDHGAKPPVGADGYAAWCTGTAELARRENVVCKLSGLFTLEHAELLGPAVDHLFSVFGPDRLVFGTDWPVSTLALDYPAVVARTRSLLAPFSADERAAVLAGNAVRTYRL, via the coding sequence GTGATCGTCGACGCCCACCACCACCTGTGGGACCCGGCGACCCGCGATCACCCGTGGATGCCGCCGGAGCTCGCGACCCCGTTCACCTCGCAGGACCTGCGGCGGGAGACGGCACTGGCCGGGGTGGACCGGACGGTGCTCGTCCAGACCGTCTCCTCGACCGCCGAGACCGCCGAGTTCTGCGCCACGGCGGCCGCCTCCGACGGGCTGATCGCCGGGGTCGTGGGCTGGGCCGACCACACCCGCGACATCCCCTCCCAGTTCGAGGACCTGGCGCACGCGCAGTTCCTGCGGGGCGTCCGGCACCAGGTCGAGGACGAACCGGACCCCGACTGGCTGCGCCGGCCCGAGGTGGTCGCCGCGGTCCGCTCCGCGCGCGGGCTGGTCGTGGACCTGCTCGTCCGGTTCGACCAGCTGCCCGCGGCCACGGCCCTCCTCGACGCCGTCCCGGACGGTGAGTTCGTGCTGGACCACGGGGCCAAACCACCGGTGGGTGCCGACGGCTACGCGGCGTGGTGCACGGGAACGGCGGAGCTGGCCCGGCGCGAGAACGTCGTCTGCAAGTTGTCCGGGTTGTTCACGCTCGAGCACGCCGAACTCCTCGGGCCGGCCGTGGACCACCTGTTCTCGGTGTTCGGGCCGGACCGCCTCGTCTTCGGCACGGACTGGCCCGTCAGCACCCTCGCGCTCGACTACCCGGCCGTCGTGGCCCGGACGCGGTCCCTGCTGGCCCCCTTCTCGGCGGACGAACGCGCCGCCGTCCTGGCCGGGAACGCCGTGCGCACCTACCGCCTCTGA
- a CDS encoding alpha-L-fucosidase, translating to MAMFSEAPERPELYRKFQREVPQWYRDAKFGVFIHWGAYSVPAWAEPTGELGTVERHEWMKHNPYAEWYFNTIRIDGSPAQEHHRTVHGGAPYDEFLDRWTASAFDPDDMADLFRRAGAGYVVPTTKHHDGIALWDAPGTGERNTVHRGPRRDLVAELAAATRRAGLRFGTYYSGGLDWHFADLGPHTGEPLEENRPVDEAYNEYAFAHVVDLVDRYRPDVLWGDIEWPDAGKPDGPRSFARILERYYAAVPDGVVNDRWGLTHWDFRTSEYQAGKESESSGAWENCRGVGLSFGYNQVEDATQYLDGPGAVRHLLDVVSRGGNFLLNVGPDEAGRIPELQRRCLEGIADWMAVNASAVHGTAPVDGASPSDAPWVRFTRTGGVVHAVVDAAGEVVLDLPGADPASARLPDGTPVTARTEGERVVVDVPAAAVPGPRVVDLDVTGGGQV from the coding sequence GTGGCCATGTTCTCCGAAGCCCCCGAGCGTCCCGAGCTCTACCGGAAGTTCCAGCGCGAGGTGCCGCAGTGGTACCGGGACGCCAAGTTCGGCGTCTTCATCCACTGGGGCGCGTACTCCGTCCCCGCCTGGGCCGAACCCACCGGCGAGCTCGGCACCGTCGAGCGTCACGAGTGGATGAAGCACAACCCGTACGCGGAGTGGTACTTCAACACCATCCGCATCGACGGCAGCCCCGCCCAGGAGCACCACCGCACCGTTCACGGGGGTGCGCCCTACGACGAGTTCCTCGACCGGTGGACGGCCTCGGCGTTCGACCCCGACGACATGGCCGACCTGTTCCGGCGTGCCGGGGCGGGGTACGTGGTGCCCACCACCAAGCACCACGACGGGATCGCCCTCTGGGACGCACCCGGGACGGGGGAGCGCAACACCGTCCACCGGGGCCCCCGGCGCGACCTGGTCGCCGAGCTGGCGGCCGCGACCCGCCGGGCCGGGTTGCGCTTCGGCACCTACTACTCCGGCGGGCTGGACTGGCACTTCGCCGACCTCGGCCCGCACACCGGTGAGCCCCTGGAGGAGAACCGCCCCGTCGACGAGGCCTACAACGAGTACGCCTTCGCCCACGTCGTCGACCTCGTCGACCGGTACCGCCCCGACGTGCTGTGGGGCGACATCGAGTGGCCCGACGCGGGCAAACCGGACGGGCCGAGGTCCTTCGCGCGCATCCTGGAGCGCTACTACGCAGCCGTTCCCGACGGGGTCGTCAACGACCGTTGGGGCCTGACGCACTGGGACTTCCGCACCAGCGAGTACCAGGCCGGCAAGGAGTCCGAGAGTTCCGGGGCGTGGGAGAACTGCCGGGGGGTGGGTCTGTCCTTCGGGTACAACCAGGTCGAGGACGCCACCCAGTACCTCGACGGACCCGGAGCCGTCCGGCACCTGCTCGACGTCGTCTCCCGCGGCGGGAACTTCCTGCTCAACGTCGGGCCCGACGAGGCCGGGCGCATCCCCGAGCTGCAGCGGCGCTGCCTGGAGGGGATCGCCGACTGGATGGCCGTCAACGCCTCCGCCGTCCACGGGACCGCACCCGTCGACGGGGCGAGTCCCTCGGACGCGCCCTGGGTGCGGTTCACCCGGACCGGTGGCGTGGTCCACGCCGTCGTCGACGCCGCCGGGGAGGTGGTGCTGGACCTGCCGGGTGCCGACCCCGCGTCGGCGCGGTTGCCGGACGGCACCCCGGTGACCGCCCGCACCGAGGGTGAGCGGGTCGTCGTCGACGTCCCGGCCGCCGCCGTCCCCGGCCCCCGGGTCGTCGACCTCGACGTGACCGGAGGGGGACAGGTCTGA
- a CDS encoding FadR/GntR family transcriptional regulator has translation MAVTDDAIERIKGMILGGELRPGDRLPREAELSAALGLSRNSLREAVRALALINVLDVRHGDGTYVSSLEPGVMLDAMTFVVDVQRDDSLLEFFEVRRLLEPAATSMATLRMSDAEISALARLLDELGPDPSVEDLVANDQEFHRRIALGAGNSVLASLIESLSGPLHRARVWRGLTQEAATRRTLDEHRAIQQAMAARQHDVARAWAQVHVAGVEQWLRSVSAARRAGAPPDAPAG, from the coding sequence ATGGCGGTCACCGACGACGCGATCGAGCGCATCAAGGGGATGATCCTGGGCGGTGAACTGCGCCCCGGTGACCGCCTGCCCCGGGAGGCCGAGCTGTCCGCGGCGCTGGGGTTGTCGCGCAACTCCCTGCGCGAGGCCGTGCGCGCCCTGGCCCTCATCAACGTCCTCGACGTCCGCCACGGCGACGGCACCTACGTGTCCAGCCTGGAACCGGGTGTCATGCTCGACGCGATGACGTTCGTCGTCGACGTCCAGCGGGACGACTCGCTGCTGGAGTTCTTCGAGGTGCGCCGGCTCCTGGAACCCGCGGCGACGTCGATGGCGACCCTGCGGATGAGCGACGCCGAGATCTCCGCACTGGCCCGCCTGCTCGACGAGCTCGGACCCGACCCCAGCGTGGAGGACCTCGTCGCGAACGACCAGGAGTTCCACCGCAGGATCGCCCTCGGCGCGGGGAACTCCGTCCTGGCCTCGCTCATCGAGAGCCTGTCCGGCCCGCTGCACCGGGCGCGCGTGTGGCGCGGTCTCACCCAGGAGGCCGCCACGAGGCGGACCCTGGACGAGCACCGCGCCATCCAGCAGGCGATGGCCGCCCGCCAGCACGACGTGGCCCGCGCCTGGGCGCAGGTCCACGTCGCGGGCGTGGAGCAGTGGTTGCGGTCGGTCAGTGCGGCCCGTCGCGCCGGGGCACCGCCGGACGCGCCCGCGGGGTGA
- a CDS encoding L-rhamnose mutarotase translates to MERTLHTRLHADALEAYDALHAEVPADLLQALADAGVRDWRIWRSGRDVFHWLDVEDYQAMREHLRDHPANTAWQARVTPLQSTPDDYSGDDDGLPTVWSFRQQRAAAQQD, encoded by the coding sequence ATGGAGAGGACCCTGCACACGCGCCTGCACGCGGACGCCCTGGAGGCCTACGACGCCCTGCACGCCGAGGTCCCGGCCGACCTGCTGCAAGCCCTCGCCGACGCCGGCGTCCGGGACTGGCGGATCTGGCGCAGCGGCCGCGACGTGTTCCACTGGCTCGACGTCGAGGACTACCAGGCGATGCGCGAGCACCTGCGCGACCACCCCGCGAACACCGCCTGGCAGGCCCGCGTCACGCCGCTGCAGTCGACCCCCGACGACTACTCCGGGGACGACGACGGCCTCCCGACCGTCTGGAGCTTTCGGCAGCAACGCGCTGCGGCGCAGCAGGACTGA
- the pdxH gene encoding pyridoxamine 5'-phosphate oxidase: protein MEDPAGRRVDYGQRHLVEADLAPTPLAQFERWYSEAVAAGAAVVPEPNAMTLSTVDAEGVSARTVLLKGVDARGFVLYTNLRSRKARGIGHDPRVSLVFGWFGVQRQVCVRGRAQEVPREETETYFASRPYGSRIGAWASEQSAPVDAATTLDERAAQLRERWPDTGSVADVPTPPHWGGFLVRAHEVEFWQGRTSRLHDRLVFTATGTGGDLDVAGDWSVGRRQP from the coding sequence GTGGAGGATCCGGCAGGACGACGGGTGGACTACGGGCAGCGGCACCTCGTGGAGGCCGACCTCGCGCCGACCCCGCTCGCGCAGTTCGAGCGGTGGTACTCCGAGGCCGTGGCGGCGGGCGCGGCGGTGGTGCCCGAACCCAACGCGATGACGTTGTCGACGGTCGACGCGGAGGGCGTGTCGGCGCGGACCGTGCTCCTCAAGGGCGTCGACGCGCGGGGTTTCGTCCTCTACACGAACCTGCGCTCGCGCAAGGCCCGCGGGATCGGGCACGACCCGCGGGTGTCCCTGGTCTTCGGGTGGTTCGGGGTGCAGCGGCAGGTCTGCGTCCGCGGTCGCGCGCAGGAGGTGCCGCGGGAGGAGACGGAGACGTACTTCGCGTCCCGCCCGTACGGTTCCCGGATCGGCGCCTGGGCGAGCGAGCAGTCCGCGCCCGTCGACGCCGCGACGACGCTCGACGAGCGCGCCGCGCAGTTGCGCGAACGCTGGCCGGACACCGGTTCCGTCGCGGACGTGCCCACCCCGCCGCACTGGGGCGGTTTCCTCGTGCGCGCCCACGAGGTGGAGTTCTGGCAGGGCCGGACCTCCCGGTTGCACGACCGCCTCGTGTTCACCGCGACCGGCACGGGCGGCGACCTCGACGTCGCGGGGGACTGGTCGGTCGGCCGCCGCCAACCCTGA
- a CDS encoding LacI family DNA-binding transcriptional regulator, with the protein MGQGRPPTMRDVAEHAGVSVSTVSRVVNAEKYVDPATRATVEASVAALGFLRNESARTLRPGQRTATIALVVEDLTNPFSAELAHGVEIVAAGAGYVVLLLSTGRDARGDRDRVREDEIVGELLRRRVDGVLMVPGAEDREGRYAALAERAPVVFVDRLPRGVRGDVVLLDNTGGSRRLTQLLLDRGHRRIGYVGGDRGSGPGARRHAGFRAALRAAGVREERELLRFNQHSSDEARTATEDLLALAHPPTAVFCDNNRMTVGALLAVHRAGADVVIGGFDAVELAEVLVDRVALATYDPVDVGRQAARLLVERMGGSQAAPRRTTVPVVLAEFGT; encoded by the coding sequence GTGGGGCAGGGCCGGCCCCCCACGATGCGGGACGTCGCCGAGCACGCCGGGGTCAGCGTCTCGACGGTCTCGCGCGTGGTGAACGCCGAGAAGTACGTCGACCCCGCCACCCGCGCGACGGTCGAGGCGTCGGTGGCGGCTCTGGGCTTCCTGCGCAACGAGAGCGCCCGCACCCTGCGGCCGGGGCAGCGCACGGCGACGATCGCCCTCGTCGTGGAGGACCTCACCAACCCGTTCTCGGCCGAGCTCGCCCACGGCGTCGAGATCGTCGCCGCGGGCGCCGGGTACGTCGTCCTGCTGCTCTCGACCGGCCGGGACGCCCGCGGTGACCGCGACCGGGTGCGGGAGGACGAGATCGTCGGTGAGTTGCTGCGCCGCCGCGTCGACGGGGTCCTCATGGTGCCCGGTGCCGAGGACCGCGAGGGCCGGTACGCGGCGCTGGCCGAGCGGGCGCCGGTCGTCTTCGTCGACCGGTTGCCCCGGGGGGTGCGCGGCGACGTCGTGCTCCTGGACAACACCGGGGGGAGCCGGCGGCTCACCCAGCTGCTCCTGGACCGCGGGCACCGCCGCATCGGCTACGTCGGCGGCGACCGGGGGTCGGGCCCGGGCGCCAGGCGCCACGCGGGTTTCCGGGCCGCCCTGCGTGCCGCGGGAGTGCGTGAGGAACGGGAGCTGCTGCGGTTCAACCAGCACAGCAGCGACGAGGCCCGCACGGCCACCGAGGACCTGCTGGCCCTGGCCCACCCGCCCACCGCGGTCTTCTGCGACAACAACCGGATGACCGTCGGCGCGCTCCTGGCCGTGCACCGCGCCGGCGCCGACGTCGTCATCGGCGGGTTCGACGCCGTCGAGCTCGCCGAGGTGCTCGTCGACCGCGTCGCCCTGGCCACCTACGACCCCGTGGACGTCGGCCGGCAGGCGGCGCGGCTGCTCGTCGAGCGGATGGGCGGGTCGCAGGCCGCGCCGCGGCGCACGACGGTGCCGGTGGTGCTGGCGGAGTTCGGGACCTGA
- a CDS encoding YeiH family protein has product MPRVLTRPTSPVTALLPGLLVVTLATVLALGLERLTHVLTASTVAVALGALVRSTGLFRASWKPATGFASKRVLRTAVVLLGLQLPLSQVRDLGWGGVVLVVGVVTVTFLGTQLLGRALGLGRDRSLLVATGFSICGASAIAAVRPATDADEEDVATSIALVTLCGSLAIVLLPLLRGPFGLDVHAFGVWAGASVHDVGQVVATGDRVPGALETAVVVKLSRVLLLAPLVALVVLHRRRTVPASGSAARPPVLPFFVAAFVVAVLVRATGLVPAAALDGVQHVQSVLLVAALFALGTGIDLPHLLRTVGRSLVLGLSSWVLVAGVALAGVHLLHVGT; this is encoded by the coding sequence GTGCCCCGCGTGCTCACCCGCCCCACCTCCCCCGTCACCGCGCTCCTGCCCGGCCTGCTCGTCGTCACCCTCGCGACCGTGCTCGCCCTCGGCCTGGAACGACTGACGCACGTCCTCACCGCCTCGACCGTGGCCGTCGCCCTCGGCGCCCTCGTCCGCTCCACGGGGCTCTTCCGAGCGTCGTGGAAACCCGCGACGGGGTTCGCCTCCAAGCGGGTCCTGCGCACCGCGGTCGTCCTGCTCGGCCTGCAACTGCCGCTGTCGCAGGTCCGCGACCTCGGCTGGGGCGGCGTCGTCCTCGTCGTCGGGGTCGTCACCGTGACGTTCCTCGGCACCCAGCTCCTGGGCCGGGCGCTCGGGCTCGGCCGGGACCGGTCGCTGCTCGTCGCCACCGGGTTCTCGATCTGCGGGGCGTCGGCCATCGCCGCGGTGCGACCGGCCACCGACGCCGACGAGGAGGACGTCGCGACGTCCATCGCCCTCGTGACGCTCTGCGGATCGCTGGCCATCGTGCTGCTTCCGTTGCTGCGCGGCCCGTTCGGGCTCGACGTGCACGCGTTCGGCGTCTGGGCGGGGGCGAGCGTGCACGACGTCGGCCAGGTCGTCGCGACCGGTGACCGCGTTCCGGGGGCGCTGGAGACGGCCGTCGTCGTCAAGCTGTCCCGCGTGCTGCTGCTGGCCCCGCTCGTCGCCCTGGTCGTGCTGCACCGCCGCCGGACGGTGCCGGCGTCCGGGTCCGCCGCCCGTCCCCCGGTCCTGCCGTTCTTCGTCGCCGCCTTCGTCGTCGCGGTCCTCGTGCGCGCCACCGGGCTCGTGCCGGCGGCCGCGCTCGACGGCGTGCAGCACGTGCAGTCCGTCCTCCTCGTGGCCGCCCTGTTCGCCCTCGGGACGGGCATCGACCTGCCGCACCTGCTGCGCACCGTGGGACGCTCGCTGGTGCTGGGCCTCAGCTCCTGGGTGCTCGTCGCGGGCGTGGCGCTCGCGGGGGTGCACCTGCTGCACGTCGGCACCTGA
- a CDS encoding sugar phosphate isomerase/epimerase family protein, with amino-acid sequence MPESAFQTTTTTEWTMDAGRLSLNQITLNSLDLPAAVAACERHEIGSIAVWRDKIAAVGLNRAAALVRSAGLRVSSVCRGGMFTDPAADPAAVRDDNRRAVEEAAALEADALVLVCGPLLDRDLAGARARVRDGIADLLPHARAAGVRLAVEPLHPMMIGVRSVVSTLAQALDLSDELGGGPGEEVGVIVDAYHVWWDPDLAAQIARAGTRVAGYHVSDWLPETSDLLLDRGMMGDGLIDLPHLSGLVADAGFAGPVEVEILSERWWAEDPDDVARLLRKRFEEFV; translated from the coding sequence GTGCCGGAAAGCGCATTCCAGACGACGACGACGACGGAGTGGACCATGGACGCCGGGCGGCTGAGCCTCAACCAGATCACCCTCAACTCCCTCGACCTGCCCGCGGCCGTCGCGGCCTGCGAACGGCACGAGATCGGGTCGATCGCCGTGTGGCGGGACAAGATCGCGGCGGTCGGCCTGAACCGCGCCGCGGCGCTGGTGCGCTCGGCCGGGCTGCGCGTCAGCTCCGTGTGCCGCGGCGGGATGTTCACCGACCCCGCCGCCGACCCCGCCGCGGTCCGCGACGACAACCGCCGCGCCGTCGAGGAGGCCGCGGCGCTGGAGGCGGACGCGCTCGTCCTCGTCTGCGGGCCCCTGCTGGACCGCGACCTCGCCGGCGCCCGCGCCCGGGTGCGCGACGGCATCGCCGACCTGCTCCCGCACGCCCGCGCCGCCGGGGTCCGCCTGGCGGTCGAACCGCTGCACCCGATGATGATCGGCGTCCGGTCGGTCGTCAGCACGCTCGCTCAGGCCCTCGACCTGTCCGACGAGCTCGGCGGCGGCCCCGGCGAGGAGGTGGGCGTGATCGTCGACGCGTACCACGTGTGGTGGGACCCCGACCTGGCGGCGCAGATCGCCCGCGCGGGCACGCGCGTCGCCGGGTACCACGTCTCGGACTGGCTGCCCGAGACCTCCGACCTGCTGCTGGACCGCGGGATGATGGGCGACGGCCTCATCGACCTGCCCCACCTGTCCGGGCTCGTCGCCGACGCCGGGTTCGCCGGCCCCGTCGAGGTGGAGATCCTGTCCGAGCGCTGGTGGGCCGAGGACCCCGACGACGTCGCGCGCCTGCTGCGCAAGCGCTTCGAGGAGTTCGTCTAG
- a CDS encoding DUF1810 domain-containing protein, with translation MAPVSADLDRFVTASDGTHARALAELRAGRKTSHWMWWEFPQLLLGSSPTSMAYALGGLDEARDYLAHPVLGTRWRENCEVLLGQPSRDAEEVFGGVDAVKLRSSATLFAATGDELARRVLEEFFDGRADRATTGLLGS, from the coding sequence ATGGCCCCCGTGTCCGCCGACCTCGACCGCTTCGTGACCGCCTCCGACGGGACCCACGCGCGCGCCCTCGCCGAGCTGCGGGCGGGGCGCAAGACGTCGCACTGGATGTGGTGGGAGTTCCCGCAGCTGCTGCTCGGCTCCTCGCCCACGTCCATGGCCTACGCCCTCGGCGGCCTCGACGAGGCGCGCGACTACCTCGCCCACCCCGTCCTGGGCACCCGGTGGCGGGAGAACTGCGAGGTGCTGCTGGGCCAGCCGTCCCGGGACGCCGAGGAGGTGTTCGGCGGTGTCGACGCGGTCAAGCTGCGCAGCTCGGCCACCCTGTTCGCCGCGACGGGGGACGAGCTCGCCCGGCGGGTGCTGGAGGAGTTCTTCGACGGGCGCGCCGACCGGGCGACGACCGGTCTGCTGGGGTCCTGA
- the serC gene encoding phosphoserine transaminase, with protein MTAPATGLRIPAELLPADGRFGSGPSKVRPAQLAALSAAGRDVLGTSHRQGPVKSVVGRVRAGLAELFSLPEGYEVVLGNGGSTAFWDVATLCLVRERAQHLVLGEFSAKFAAATTAAPFLAEPVVVRGEPGTLPRLGDVADGVDVVAWPHNETSTGVMAPVVRPAGPPPAQGGPLVVVDATSGAGGLPVDVSQADAYYFAPQKAFASDGGLWIAVLSPAALDRVREVGASGRWTPASLDLQIAVENSRKDQTYNTPAVATLVLLAEQVEWMLARGGLDWAVRRTAESSAHVYEWAQRREWATPFVAEPAARSQVVATIDLDSSVDAVAVQDVLREHGIVDVFPYRSLGRNQLRIGLFPAVDPDDVRALTACVDHVAERLRKA; from the coding sequence GTGACTGCTCCCGCCACCGGTCTGCGCATCCCGGCCGAGCTCCTGCCCGCCGACGGGCGGTTCGGGTCCGGGCCGTCCAAGGTCCGCCCCGCCCAGCTCGCGGCCCTGAGCGCCGCCGGGCGCGACGTGCTGGGGACCTCCCACCGGCAGGGGCCCGTGAAGTCGGTCGTCGGGCGGGTGCGCGCCGGGCTCGCCGAGCTGTTCTCCCTGCCCGAGGGGTACGAGGTCGTCCTCGGCAACGGCGGCAGCACCGCGTTCTGGGACGTCGCGACGCTCTGCCTCGTCCGCGAACGGGCTCAGCACCTCGTGCTCGGGGAGTTCTCCGCCAAGTTCGCCGCCGCCACGACGGCCGCGCCGTTCCTGGCCGAACCCGTCGTCGTGCGGGGCGAACCCGGGACGCTGCCGCGGCTCGGTGACGTCGCAGACGGGGTCGACGTCGTCGCCTGGCCGCACAACGAGACCTCGACCGGGGTCATGGCGCCCGTCGTGCGACCCGCCGGGCCCCCGCCCGCGCAGGGCGGCCCGTTGGTCGTCGTGGACGCCACCTCCGGTGCCGGGGGTCTGCCCGTCGACGTGTCCCAGGCCGACGCGTACTACTTCGCCCCGCAGAAGGCCTTCGCCTCCGACGGGGGTCTGTGGATCGCGGTGCTGTCCCCGGCCGCCCTCGACCGGGTGCGGGAGGTGGGGGCGAGCGGGCGGTGGACCCCGGCCTCGCTGGACCTGCAGATCGCGGTGGAGAACTCGCGCAAGGACCAGACGTACAACACCCCGGCCGTGGCGACGCTGGTCCTGCTCGCCGAGCAGGTCGAGTGGATGCTCGCCCGGGGCGGCCTGGACTGGGCCGTCCGGCGGACGGCCGAGAGTTCGGCGCACGTCTACGAGTGGGCGCAGCGGCGGGAGTGGGCCACCCCGTTCGTCGCCGAACCGGCGGCTCGCTCGCAGGTCGTCGCGACGATCGACCTCGACTCCTCGGTCGATGCCGTCGCCGTGCAGGACGTGCTGCGCGAGCACGGGATCGTCGACGTCTTCCCCTACCGCAGCCTGGGTCGGAACCAGTTGCGGATCGGGCTGTTCCCGGCCGTCGACCCCGACGACGTGCGGGCCCTGACGGCCTGCGTCGACCACGTCGCAGAACGACTGAGGAAAGCCTGA
- a CDS encoding DUF1540 domain-containing protein has product MATVNLDLTPIHQCSAEGCTFNASTSCHAPAITVGDHGANHCATFLGIPTKHSPTSDGHVGACQLSDCSHNSDLTCTAASVEVGTSAGGGTECLTYSAA; this is encoded by the coding sequence ATGGCGACCGTGAACCTGGACCTGACCCCGATCCACCAGTGCTCCGCCGAAGGCTGCACCTTCAACGCCTCGACGTCCTGCCACGCCCCGGCCATCACCGTCGGCGACCACGGCGCGAACCACTGCGCCACGTTCCTGGGCATCCCGACGAAGCACTCCCCGACGAGCGACGGCCACGTGGGCGCCTGCCAGCTCTCCGACTGCTCGCACAACTCCGACCTCACGTGCACGGCCGCGAGCGTCGAGGTCGGGACGTCCGCCGGCGGCGGGACGGAGTGCCTGACCTACAGCGCGGCCTGA